The DNA sequence GTAGTAATCCGGATCGGCTTTGAGCAGGGCTTTATGGCCCTCGCTAAGTTTGTCAGCGTATTTTGCCATATTGGCACTATTAATCTTAAAAAGCACCTTGTCGTCAGCAAAAGGATCCGGATGATGGTCACCGGGTTTATAGTTTGCCGGGGGTTGGGTGATGCCGCCGGTCCAAGCCGGAATCGTACCTTCAGCGTTGCCGGCCATCTCTCCGCCCATCGGAGTGAGATCTTTTCCCAGACGGGCCGCTTCATCAGCCGAAACCTTAGCTTGAACTCCAGACGCGCAGAGCATCACGGTGAACAGCAGGACAATCAAAAAGCCTATAGTTTTTCGCATATTTTTCTCCTTGAAAATATCTATAAATTAAATATAATCACACTTATTTGCAGGCTTGACCGCATTAGAAGCTGTATTTAACGTTGAGACTGATGAAATCCCGGTCATTAATCCGGTTGTAAGCATCGGCACCGAAGTAATTGGTATAGCTCAGATCAGCCGTCCAGGACGAAAGGTAGTTTGCGCCCAGGCCAAAGGTAACGGCCTTGCGGTCTTCCAGAAAAGGACCGCCCACCGGGCTGATACCGGAAACATCATGCGACCAGGCGATCCGGGGTGAAAACCCGATTGGACCGATGACGTTAAAATAGTCAAGTTTGGCCAAAATCCGATAACCCCAGGAATCCCCGTCGGCAAAATGCCTGGAAGCCTCCACGGGCTCGCCAAAGGCATCTGTCGCGTGGTCACCGCCAGGGGAGGAGGTTGCCGGACCTTCGAGACGCAATCTGCCTTTGCCCGGCATACCGCAGATATGCTCCCAGCCAACCTCACCCAGAATGACGCCGCCTCTGGAACCGAGCCATTTGAGCGGCGGCAGGACGTAGCTTAATGTGGTCTGCATCTGGACAATATCTTTTTCGATAAAGCCTTTTATCAGGCTGTCCGGAAGAGCTACTCCCAGTTGGCTTTGATTCATTTTGCCCAAGGGGGCGAAAAGGGGAGAGAGCCAGGTTTCGAGTATTTCAAGATCGTCCACCTGCAGGGGAGAGTCGGGACGCCAGGAGATTTCTCCCTGAAAACCGATATTAGCAATCTCGGTATTGAAACCGATACCGTACAACTGCAGATCTTCCTCATAGTTGGTTCGGTAATACGATCCCGCACCCTCGAGATAACTTTCAACAGCCGCTCCGCTGAAGAGCTGGCTGGCAACGGCGGCAGGATATCCCGCGGCCAGAGCATTAGTCATCGCGGTCTTCCCGGCGGCTAAAGCGGCACCAATATTCGCCATCGTTCCCGTATGGGCCTGCAGGGTGGGAATCCGGGCGTGGTAGTTCATCGCGTAAAAACTGAATTCGGTATTGTTCAGGGCCTCGGCATAATACCGCAGGGCGACGCCGCCCTGGCCGGAATTTTTCGCATGCTCGGTCCCGCCCCGGCGTCCGGGATAAAAAGTACCACCTTCAGTCACGCCAGGCACGCCAAGAGCGGCAAACATCGGCGCCT is a window from the Pseudomonadota bacterium genome containing:
- a CDS encoding DUF1302 domain-containing protein, coding for VMKQDQSGSGVFYKSMISCLIMIFAGVLWFSPPARAFEVYENDAVRIQLDSTVSYGLQWRVQSRDDDIIGIANGGNKHSCNYDDGNLNYDKGLIGNALKITSDLDIDAGWFGAFVRGSAFYDYENDHQDRERTHLSSDAKDAVGSDIDLLDCYLWISREVAGMPFQLRVGEQVVSWGESTFIQNSINTINSVDVSKLRVPGAELKEALTPEGIIWATINPTDNFTIEAFYEYDWEETKLDSPGTYFSSADYVGQGGYKLMLGFGQYPDGGEAPVDGWGVKAPMFAALGVPGVTEGGTFYPGRRGGTEHAKNSGQGGVALRYYAEALNNTEFSFYAMNYHARIPTLQAHTGTMANIGAALAAGKTAMTNALAAGYPAAVASQLFSGAAVESYLEGAGSYYRTNYEEDLQLYGIGFNTEIANIGFQGEISWRPDSPLQVDDLEILETWLSPLFAPLGKMNQSQLGVALPDSLIKGFIEKDIVQMQTTLSYVLPPLKWLGSRGGVILGEVGWEHICGMPGKGRLRLEGPATSSPGGDHATDAFGEPVEASRHFADGDSWGYRILAKLDYFNVIGPIGFSPRIAWSHDVSGISPVGGPFLEDRKAVTFGLGANYLSSWTADLSYTNYFGADAYNRINDRDFISLNVKYSF